One Clavibacter zhangzhiyongii genomic region harbors:
- a CDS encoding SOS response-associated peptidase — translation MCGRFVVARATGDLVGDWSVDDVEGEDPPPSWNVAPTTTVRMVADRRPRDDPEGEARRVLTAARWGIVPPWAKSLQGPPLINARVETVTEKPTFRTAVLTRRAVVPADGYYEWQVTASGKQPVYLHGADEGPLAFAAVYEHWRDPRVAEGEPGAWLRSLAIITSAASDALGHIHDRTPVIVPADRLDDWLDAGTTAVDDVRHLLGSLPEPHLVPRRVSTRVNSVRNDGPDLVAPVDDVPADDGQPTLI, via the coding sequence ATGTGCGGGAGATTCGTGGTGGCGCGGGCGACGGGCGACCTCGTCGGCGACTGGTCGGTCGACGACGTCGAGGGCGAGGATCCGCCGCCCTCGTGGAACGTCGCCCCGACGACGACGGTCCGGATGGTCGCCGACCGACGGCCGCGCGACGACCCGGAGGGCGAGGCCCGACGCGTGCTGACCGCTGCGCGATGGGGGATCGTCCCGCCGTGGGCGAAGTCCCTCCAGGGTCCGCCGCTCATCAACGCCCGCGTCGAGACGGTGACGGAGAAGCCGACCTTCCGCACGGCGGTTCTCACGCGTCGCGCCGTCGTGCCGGCCGACGGCTACTACGAGTGGCAGGTCACCGCGAGCGGGAAGCAGCCGGTCTACCTGCACGGCGCGGACGAGGGCCCGCTGGCCTTCGCCGCCGTCTACGAGCACTGGCGGGACCCGCGGGTCGCGGAGGGCGAGCCCGGCGCGTGGCTCCGGAGCCTCGCCATCATCACCTCGGCCGCGAGCGACGCGTTGGGGCACATCCACGACCGCACCCCGGTGATCGTCCCGGCGGACCGCCTGGACGACTGGCTGGACGCGGGCACGACCGCCGTGGACGACGTGCGGCACCTGCTCGGATCCCTGCCGGAGCCGCACCTCGTGCCGCGGCGGGTGTCGACGCGCGTCAACAGCGTGCGCAACGACGGCCCCGACCTGGTCGCGCCCGTCGACGACGTCCCCGCGGACGACGGGCAGCCGACGCTGATCTGA
- a CDS encoding cytochrome c, producing MSTTTARARRTGRRSPLTTVALLAIGLLFTGGAYALIQSGTASADVDLKSAQTIEEGQKLFGSNCATCHGMDATGSGVAPSLIGVGAASVDFQVGTGRMPLQGTTVQAPEKPTQFTDTQVKELAAYVASLAPGPAIPESQYLDGEGDAANGAELFRINCAMCHNVAAAGGALTEGKFAPSLEGVDPVHIYEAMVTGPQNMPVFNDTNISPEDKRDIITSLQYIEENSTVGGANLGGLGPVSEGLFMWIFGLGGIVALTVWLTARSN from the coding sequence ATGAGCACCACCACAGCACGCGCCCGTCGCACCGGTCGCCGCAGCCCCCTGACCACCGTCGCCCTCCTCGCGATCGGCCTGCTCTTCACGGGCGGCGCCTACGCGCTGATCCAGTCGGGCACCGCATCGGCGGACGTCGACCTCAAGTCCGCGCAGACCATCGAGGAGGGCCAGAAGCTCTTCGGCTCGAACTGCGCCACCTGCCACGGCATGGACGCGACCGGCTCCGGCGTCGCCCCGAGCCTCATCGGCGTCGGTGCGGCGTCCGTCGACTTCCAGGTCGGCACCGGCCGCATGCCCCTCCAGGGCACCACGGTCCAGGCGCCCGAGAAGCCGACGCAGTTCACGGACACCCAGGTCAAGGAGCTGGCCGCGTACGTCGCGTCCCTCGCCCCCGGCCCGGCGATCCCCGAGAGCCAGTACCTCGACGGGGAGGGCGACGCCGCCAACGGCGCCGAGCTCTTCCGCATCAACTGCGCCATGTGCCACAACGTGGCCGCGGCCGGAGGCGCCCTCACGGAGGGCAAGTTCGCCCCCAGCCTCGAGGGCGTGGACCCGGTCCACATCTACGAGGCCATGGTCACCGGCCCGCAGAACATGCCGGTCTTCAACGACACCAACATCTCCCCCGAGGACAAGCGCGACATCATCACGTCGCTGCAGTACATCGAGGAGAACAGCACGGTCGGCGGCGCGAACCTCGGCGGGCTCGGCCCGGTCTCCGAGGGGCTCTTCATGTGGATCTTCGGTCTCGGCGGCATCGTCGCCCTGACCGTGTGGCTCACGGCCCGGTCCAACTGA
- a CDS encoding methyltransferase domain-containing protein gives MDLIRLASWLRCPTCGEELRAIPALVLRCDRGHAVDANKRGYATLLAPGTRVVGDTAAMLAARDRFLERGHYAPVVDALSEAVGAGIEADRPPEPLRIVDAGCGTGHYLRALLDRLPGSVGMAADLSPSAVAIAVRGRSDVDGVVADTWASLPLRDGTADLILDVFAPRNLPEFHRALAPGGRVAIVAAGPGHLAELRAAGRAVGVQEDKRERILDAADPLFERISEARVHRVLRLTEDDVALLLGMGPSAHHPGVAADLAAPAPPSPSTRAPVPDSQDVTVDVMIHVLRRRDAPTAA, from the coding sequence GTGGACCTGATCCGGCTCGCGTCCTGGCTGCGGTGCCCGACCTGCGGCGAGGAGCTCCGCGCGATCCCCGCGCTCGTGCTCCGCTGCGACCGGGGTCACGCCGTCGATGCCAACAAGCGCGGGTACGCGACCCTCCTCGCGCCGGGCACGCGCGTCGTCGGCGACACCGCGGCGATGCTCGCCGCCCGGGACCGCTTCCTGGAGCGGGGGCACTACGCCCCCGTCGTCGACGCCCTGAGCGAGGCGGTCGGCGCGGGGATCGAGGCGGACAGGCCGCCGGAGCCGCTCCGCATCGTCGACGCCGGCTGCGGCACGGGGCACTACCTTCGCGCGCTCCTCGACCGCCTTCCCGGGTCCGTGGGGATGGCCGCCGACCTCTCCCCTTCCGCCGTGGCCATCGCGGTGCGCGGCCGCTCGGACGTCGACGGGGTGGTCGCCGACACCTGGGCCTCGCTCCCGCTCCGCGACGGGACCGCCGACCTCATCCTCGACGTCTTCGCGCCGCGCAACCTCCCCGAGTTCCACCGGGCGCTCGCGCCGGGCGGTCGCGTCGCCATCGTCGCCGCCGGACCCGGACACCTCGCCGAGCTCCGTGCCGCCGGCCGTGCCGTGGGTGTCCAGGAGGACAAGCGGGAGCGCATCCTCGACGCCGCCGATCCGCTGTTCGAGCGGATCTCGGAGGCCCGTGTCCACCGCGTCCTGAGGCTTACGGAGGACGACGTGGCCCTCCTGCTCGGCATGGGGCCGTCGGCGCACCATCCGGGCGTCGCCGCCGACCTCGCGGCACCCGCGCCCCCCTCCCCGTCGACGCGGGCACCCGTGCCGGACAGCCA
- a CDS encoding cytochrome c oxidase subunit 3: MEPVTTTSISPASTAPVVNRPNTVAVGTIVWLGSEVMFFAGLFAIYFTLRSTSGALWEFEAGRLNVPFSLVNTLILVSSSFTCQFGVFAAERLQARATGWKPSQWGTVEWFFLTYALGAIFVVGQIFEYATLVTEGITLSSNAYGSAFYMTTGFHGLHVTGGLIAFLLVIGRIFAVRSMGHREATSAIVVSYYWHFVDVVWIGLFLVIYVLK; this comes from the coding sequence ATGGAACCTGTGACGACCACCTCCATCTCCCCTGCATCCACCGCGCCGGTGGTGAACCGGCCGAACACGGTCGCCGTCGGCACCATCGTGTGGCTCGGCAGCGAGGTGATGTTCTTCGCGGGCCTCTTCGCGATCTACTTCACCCTCCGCTCCACGTCCGGCGCCCTCTGGGAGTTCGAGGCGGGCCGCCTCAACGTGCCCTTCTCCCTCGTGAACACGCTCATCCTCGTGTCGAGCTCGTTCACATGCCAGTTCGGCGTCTTCGCGGCCGAGCGCCTGCAGGCGCGTGCCACCGGCTGGAAGCCCAGCCAGTGGGGCACGGTCGAGTGGTTCTTCCTCACCTACGCCCTCGGCGCGATCTTCGTCGTCGGCCAGATCTTCGAGTACGCCACCCTCGTCACCGAGGGCATCACGCTCAGCAGCAATGCCTACGGCTCGGCGTTCTACATGACCACGGGCTTCCACGGCCTCCACGTCACCGGCGGCCTCATCGCCTTCCTCCTCGTCATCGGCCGCATCTTCGCCGTCCGGTCCATGGGGCACAGGGAGGCGACGAGCGCCATCGTCGTGTCCTACTACTGGCACTTCGTCGACGTCGTCTGGATCGGGCTCTTCCTGGTCATCTACGTCCTCAAATAG
- a CDS encoding ubiquinol-cytochrome c reductase iron-sulfur subunit: MAHDDKDESGVVPAGYDAGELEPAGRDVVLPGGTAVATRDAFANPGFPEHRLRVTDKDPKKARTAERVVYTWFYLSIVGSVFAIGAYFGFPIYADDPGSVRLNNLFLGVGIALALLSLGIGAIHWSKALMSDHELIDERHPQGGSPATQARAVEIFAQANEESGFGRRSLIRNSLIGALVAFPLPAVVLFRDLYPGSAEEPASALSHTLWKKGEVLTRDPSGTPIKASDVTIGSAFHVIPASLMELEEGKLEEKAKAAVLLMRLRPEDLVELPERKGWSYDGIVAYSKVCTHVGCPVALYEQQTHHLLCPCHQSQFDVTNHCEVIFGPAKRPLPQLPIAVNDEGYLIAQSDFTEPVGASFWERRGDYNS, translated from the coding sequence ATGGCACACGACGATAAGGACGAGTCGGGCGTCGTCCCCGCGGGCTACGACGCCGGCGAGCTCGAGCCGGCAGGCCGTGACGTCGTGCTGCCCGGCGGCACCGCCGTCGCCACGCGCGACGCGTTCGCGAACCCCGGCTTCCCGGAGCACCGTCTCCGCGTCACCGACAAGGACCCGAAGAAGGCCCGGACGGCCGAGCGCGTCGTCTACACCTGGTTCTACCTGTCCATCGTGGGCAGCGTCTTCGCGATCGGGGCCTACTTCGGCTTCCCGATCTACGCGGACGACCCGGGCAGCGTGCGCCTCAACAACCTGTTCCTCGGCGTCGGCATCGCGCTCGCGCTGCTGAGCCTCGGCATCGGCGCGATCCACTGGTCGAAGGCGCTCATGAGCGATCACGAGCTCATCGACGAGCGCCACCCGCAGGGCGGTTCCCCCGCCACGCAGGCCCGCGCCGTCGAGATCTTCGCCCAGGCGAACGAGGAGTCCGGCTTCGGCCGTCGCTCGCTCATCCGCAACAGCCTCATCGGCGCCCTCGTCGCCTTCCCGCTGCCGGCCGTGGTCCTCTTCCGCGACCTGTACCCGGGCAGCGCCGAGGAGCCCGCCTCCGCCCTCAGCCACACGCTGTGGAAGAAGGGCGAGGTCCTGACCCGCGACCCCTCCGGCACCCCCATCAAGGCGTCGGACGTCACGATCGGCTCCGCGTTCCACGTCATCCCGGCCTCCCTCATGGAGCTCGAGGAGGGCAAGCTCGAGGAGAAGGCCAAGGCCGCGGTGCTGCTCATGCGCCTGCGCCCCGAGGACCTGGTCGAGCTGCCCGAGCGCAAGGGCTGGTCCTACGACGGGATCGTCGCCTACTCGAAGGTCTGCACGCACGTGGGCTGCCCGGTGGCGCTCTACGAGCAGCAGACGCACCACCTGCTCTGCCCCTGCCACCAGTCCCAGTTCGACGTGACCAACCACTGCGAGGTCATCTTCGGACCGGCCAAGCGGCCCCTGCCGCAGCTGCCCATCGCCGTCAACGACGAGGGCTACCTCATTGCACAGAGTGATTTCACCGAGCCCGTAGGGGCGAGTTTCTGGGAGCGTCGTGGTGACTACAACAGCTGA
- a CDS encoding cytochrome b — MVTTTADPTTTGATAPAAKSGGGLTAAAATYLDERTSVSVAVKEFGRKIFPDHWSFMLGEVALYSFVVILLTGSWLTFFYDPSMAETHYEGSYAPLKGVEMSVAMSSSLDISFDIRGGLLMRQIHHWAALLFVASIGLHMLRIYFTGAFRKPRELNWFIGFVLFILAMAEGFTGYSLPDDLLSGNGLRIIDGMVKGIPVIGTWISFLLFGGEFPGTAIIPRLYTLHILLLPAILVAFLALHLLFVVVHKHTQFAGPGRTNENVVGVPVLPTFAAKAGGFFFVVFGVIVVMASFFTINPIWNYGPYDPSPVSAGTQPDWYIGFADGALRLVPPGLEFVLLDHTFSFNIILPITVLGLFIVLVALYPFIEAWITGDKREHHILDRPRNAPTRTAIGAAGVSFYAVLWSAASSDLIATHFKVSMEGVIHTLQALLILGPVIAYQVTKRVCLALMKKDREIALHGVESGRIVKLPGGEFIEVHEQLDEFERWRLVSYDDYKPLMIRPDSRGRITVNQRARAALSKWFFEDRISPVTTKDVERSHGDHH; from the coding sequence GTGGTGACTACAACAGCTGATCCGACCACGACGGGCGCCACCGCGCCCGCCGCCAAGAGCGGGGGCGGCCTCACCGCCGCCGCCGCGACCTACCTCGACGAGCGCACCAGCGTCAGCGTCGCCGTCAAGGAGTTCGGGCGGAAGATCTTCCCGGACCACTGGTCCTTCATGCTCGGCGAGGTGGCGCTCTACAGCTTCGTCGTCATCCTGCTGACGGGCTCCTGGCTCACCTTCTTCTACGACCCGTCGATGGCGGAGACCCACTACGAGGGCTCGTACGCGCCGCTCAAGGGCGTCGAGATGTCGGTCGCCATGTCGTCGTCGCTCGACATCTCGTTCGACATCCGCGGCGGCCTGCTCATGCGCCAGATCCATCACTGGGCGGCCCTGCTGTTCGTGGCCTCGATCGGCCTGCACATGCTGCGCATCTACTTCACGGGTGCGTTCCGCAAGCCGCGCGAGCTCAACTGGTTCATCGGCTTCGTCCTCTTCATCCTCGCGATGGCCGAGGGCTTCACGGGCTACTCCCTCCCCGACGACCTGCTCTCCGGCAACGGCCTGCGGATCATCGACGGCATGGTCAAGGGCATCCCGGTCATCGGCACGTGGATCTCGTTCCTGCTCTTCGGCGGCGAGTTCCCGGGCACGGCGATCATCCCGAGGCTCTACACGCTGCACATCCTGCTGCTGCCGGCGATCCTCGTGGCGTTCCTGGCCCTCCACCTGCTCTTCGTGGTCGTGCACAAGCACACCCAGTTCGCCGGCCCCGGCCGCACGAACGAGAACGTGGTCGGCGTCCCCGTGCTCCCCACGTTCGCGGCGAAGGCCGGCGGGTTCTTCTTCGTCGTCTTCGGCGTGATCGTGGTCATGGCGTCGTTCTTCACGATCAACCCCATCTGGAACTACGGCCCCTACGACCCGTCCCCGGTGTCGGCGGGAACGCAGCCCGACTGGTACATCGGCTTCGCCGACGGCGCCCTGCGCCTCGTGCCGCCGGGACTCGAGTTCGTGCTGCTCGACCACACGTTCTCGTTCAACATCATCCTGCCGATCACGGTCCTGGGCCTGTTCATCGTGCTCGTCGCGCTCTACCCCTTCATCGAGGCGTGGATCACCGGCGACAAGCGCGAGCACCACATCCTCGACCGTCCGCGCAACGCCCCGACCCGCACCGCCATCGGCGCGGCCGGCGTCTCGTTCTACGCGGTCCTCTGGTCCGCCGCGAGCTCGGACCTCATCGCCACGCACTTCAAGGTGTCGATGGAGGGCGTCATCCACACGCTGCAGGCGCTCCTTATCCTCGGACCGGTCATCGCCTACCAGGTCACCAAGCGCGTCTGCCTGGCGCTCATGAAGAAGGACCGCGAGATCGCCCTCCACGGCGTCGAGTCGGGCCGCATCGTGAAGCTCCCCGGCGGCGAGTTCATCGAGGTGCACGAGCAGCTCGACGAGTTCGAGCGCTGGCGCCTCGTGAGCTACGACGACTACAAGCCGCTCATGATCCGCCCGGACAGCCGTGGACGCATAACGGTCAACCAGCGGGCCCGCGCGGCGCTGTCGAAGTGGTTCTTCGAGGACCGGATCTCCCCGGTCACCACGAAGGACGTCGAGCGCAGCCACGGCGACCACCACTAG
- the trpD gene encoding anthranilate phosphoribosyltransferase, which yields MPSAPTWPALITTLIEGRHLSVAESTWAMRQVMRGEATSAQLGGLLVALRASGETVDEIVGFRDAVLEDAVPLDADPRALDIVGTGGDPYGAVLNISSVASVIAAATGVPVIKHGNRAASSSSGASDVLTALGVDLSIPPERVAAVLRETGITYAHAAMFHPGFRHASATRQELGISTLFNVLGPLCNPARPEASAVGVADLARVPLMVGVFRTRGATALVYRGDDGIDKLTTTGHSHIWEVSRGAVTEHDLDPLELGIPRAPIEALLGEGPEQNADVIRRVLAGDRGPQRDVVLLNAAAGLEAFDLMDDPTRVQQPMARRLREKLLVAADAVDSGRAAAKLEEWATATRS from the coding sequence ATGCCCTCCGCCCCCACCTGGCCCGCGCTCATCACGACCCTGATCGAGGGGCGGCACCTGTCGGTCGCGGAGTCCACCTGGGCCATGCGCCAGGTGATGCGCGGGGAGGCCACATCCGCGCAGCTGGGCGGCCTGCTGGTGGCCCTGCGCGCCTCCGGCGAGACGGTCGACGAGATCGTCGGGTTCCGCGACGCCGTCCTCGAGGACGCCGTGCCGCTCGACGCCGACCCGCGCGCGCTCGACATCGTGGGCACGGGAGGCGACCCTTACGGCGCCGTCCTCAACATCTCCTCGGTCGCCTCCGTCATCGCGGCCGCCACGGGCGTCCCGGTGATCAAGCACGGCAACCGCGCGGCCAGCTCGTCGTCCGGCGCCTCGGACGTGCTCACTGCCCTCGGCGTCGACCTCTCCATCCCCCCGGAGCGCGTGGCCGCGGTGCTGCGCGAGACCGGGATCACGTACGCGCACGCCGCGATGTTCCACCCCGGCTTCCGCCATGCGTCCGCCACCCGGCAGGAGCTCGGCATCTCGACGCTCTTCAACGTGCTCGGGCCGCTCTGCAACCCCGCGCGTCCGGAGGCGTCGGCGGTGGGCGTCGCCGACCTCGCCCGCGTGCCGCTCATGGTGGGCGTGTTCCGCACCAGGGGGGCGACGGCGCTCGTGTACCGCGGCGACGACGGCATCGACAAGCTCACGACCACGGGCCACAGCCACATCTGGGAGGTCAGCCGCGGCGCGGTCACCGAGCACGACCTCGACCCGCTCGAGCTCGGGATCCCGCGCGCGCCCATCGAGGCGCTGCTCGGCGAGGGGCCGGAGCAGAACGCCGACGTCATCCGGCGGGTGCTGGCCGGCGATCGCGGACCGCAGCGCGACGTCGTGCTGCTCAACGCCGCGGCGGGGCTCGAGGCCTTCGACCTGATGGACGACCCGACCCGGGTGCAGCAGCCCATGGCACGTCGTCTCCGCGAGAAGCTGCTCGTCGCCGCGGACGCCGTCGACTCGGGCCGCGCGGCAGCCAAGCTCGAGGAGTGGGCCACCGCCACCCGCTCCTGA